Proteins encoded within one genomic window of Panicum virgatum strain AP13 chromosome 1N, P.virgatum_v5, whole genome shotgun sequence:
- the LOC120656596 gene encoding elicitor-responsive protein 3-like codes for MVHGTLEVLLVGAKGLENTDYLCNMDPYAILKCRSQEQRSSIAAGKGTNPEWNENFVFTVSDRTTDLIIKLMDSDTGTADDFVGEATIPLEAVYSERSIPPTIYNVVKGEKYCGEIKVGLTFTPEDTRQRGLPDDCGGWKQSR; via the exons aTGGTGCACGGGACGCTGGAGGTGCTGCTCGTTGGCGCCAAGGGCCTCGAGAACACCGATTACCTCT GCAACATGGATCCGTATGCGATTCTCAAGTGCCGATCACAGGAGCAGAGGAGCAGTATTGCTGCTG GAAAAGGAACTAACCCTGAGTGGAATGAAAACTTTGTCTTCACTGTGTCCGACCGAACTACAGACTTAATAATCAAGCTTATGGATAGTGATACAGGCACAGCAGATGACTTTGTAGGTGAAGCAAC GATTCCGCTGGAAGCAGTCTATTCGGAAAGGAGCATTCCACCAACGATCTATAATGTTGTGAAAGGTGAAAAGTACTGTGGCGAAATCAAAGTTGGTCTCACATTTACTCCCGAG GATACTCGCCAGAGGGGTCTCCCGGATGACTGCGGTGGATGGAAGCAATCTCGCTAA
- the LOC120653656 gene encoding uncharacterized protein LOC120653656, whose amino-acid sequence LVLICYERTILLTGSWWPAHVSARRREAEDEREEMAFGPLPPPVQLGEVTEEELRAYNGSDPKKPLLMAIKGQIYDVTQSRMFYGPGGPYALFAGKDASRALAKMSFEPSDLTSDISGLGPFEAEALQEWEYKFKSKYITVGTIKKTVPVTEGDAATNTVTTERDIDASIVDSNHVPEPKETGATNQGSVPEKTTETPDVDVNTRNYVEKAKELLDSDGTNASSQADAVEKPDETPVVPVKNSSTEEAFEPKETPDVAIKNSCPEETVEPKETPEAAVKNCSSTEEAVEPKETPQVVDRKNSCKPEDATEKSNEAADAVGLENRTSHEDAGQSKETRNIDDKYVSSSQDGEEKLKETSDAEAKNA is encoded by the exons ctagtgctgatttgttacGAGAGAACAATACTGCTGACTGGTAGCTGGTGGCCGGCGCATGTGTCAGCGAGGAGGCGAGAGGCGGAGGACGAGCGGGAGGAAATGGCGTTcgggccgctgccgccaccggtGCAGCTCGGGGAGGTGACGGAGGAGGAGCTGAGAGCTTACAATGGGTCCGACCCCAAGAAACCGCTGCTCATGGCCATCAAGGGCCAAATCTACGACGTCACGCAGAGCAG GATGTTTTATGGACCTGGTGGCCCATATGCATTGTTCGCAGGCAAAGACGCAAGTAGGGCTTTGGCAAAGATGTCATTTGAACCAAGTGATTTAACTAGTGACATTTCAGGATTAGGCCCTTTTGAGGCCGAGGCATTGCAAGAATGGGAGTACAAATTCAAGAGCAAATACATTAcggttggaacaatcaagaagACTGTTCCGGTAACTGAGGGAGATGCTGCAACGAATACTGTGACAACTGAAAGAGACATCGATGCAAGCATTGTTGACAGTAACCATGTGCcagaaccaaaagaaactgGAGCGACAAACCAAGGGAGCGTTCCGGAGAAGACTACAGAAACACCAGATGTCGATGTGAACACAAGAAACTACGTGGAGAAGGCAAAGGAATTGCTGGATTCAGATGGCACGAATGCGAGTAGCCAAGCAGATGCAGTAGAGAAGCCAGACGAAACACCAGTTGTGCCTGTAAAGAACAGCAGTACTGAAGAAGCATTTGAGCCAAAGGAAACACCAGATGTGGCCATAAAGAACAGTTGTCCTGAAGAAACAGTTGAGCCAAAGGAAACACCAGAAGCGGCTGTAAAGAACTGTAGTAGCACTGAAGAAGCAGTTGAGCCAAAGGAAACACCTCAGGTAGTAGACAGGAAGAATAGTTGTAAACCTGAAGATGCAACCGAGAAGTCAAATGAAGCAGCAGATGCAGTAGGTTTGGAAAACAGAACTAGCCATGAAGATGCTGGGCAATCAAAGGAAACACGGAATATAGATGACAAATATGTAAGCAGTAGTCAAGATGGTGAGGAGAAGCTGAAGGAAACTTCAGATGCGGAAGCCAAGAATGCATAG
- the LOC120656597 gene encoding uncharacterized protein LOC120656597 isoform X1, giving the protein MLSGHAVTLSERSAPGPRLIEDVPSEAGDEEVESTARVLYRASFQELMPGYLQYDTIIWALISLVLVLAWGIGLLLLLYLPYKRYVLKRDILSRQLHVTETNIVYKATRPSYLPFMGIVKKEIKVPLHFIVDVIIEQGCLQAAYSLYTFRIESIAHGKPAPVDELQFHGVHNPDLLRKVIIREASRRNQEFHIQRTRLYSGEGPSYIPPTSGFHTPSSKYVQVKASSSHDVLYSKGTIPDSILLHKLEEVSRSVKNLESLLIGSHSRE; this is encoded by the exons ATGTTGAGCGGCCACGCCGTGACGCTGAGCGAGAGGAGCGCCCCCGGGCCGCGCTTGATCGAGGATGTCCCGTcggaggccggcgacgaggaggtcGAGTCCACCGCGCGGGTGCTGTACCGGGCCTCGTTCCAGGAGCTGATGCCCGGGTACCTGCAGTACGACACCATCATCTGGGCGCTGATATCCTTGGTGCTTGTCCTGGCGTGGGGGATCGgtctgctcctgctcctctaCCTGCCGTACAAGAGATACGTGCTCAAGAGGGACATCCTGTCCCGCCAACTCCATGTCACCGAAACTAACATAGTGTACAAG GCGACCAGGCCTTCCTATTTGCCGTTCATGGGGATAGTCAAGAAAGAGATTAAAGTACCTCTCCATTTCATCGTTGATGTTATAATTGAGCAAG GCTGTCTACAAGCTGCTTATAGCTTATACACATTTAGAATAGAAAGCATAGCCCATGGGAAACCTGCTCCGGTGGATGAACTGCAATTTCATGGTGTCCATAATCCAGATCTTCTCAGAAAG GTTATTATCAGAGAAGCTTCCAGGAGAAACCAAGAATTTCATATTCAGAGAACTAGATTGTATTCTGGGGAAGGCCCTTCCTATATTCCACCAACTAGTGGATTCCACACTCCTAGTTCAAAG TATGTGCAGGTCAAGGCTTCCTCAAGCCATGATGTCCTCTATTCTAAGGGAACAATTCCTGACAGTATATTACTCCACAAGCTTGAAGAAGTTAGTCGATCAGTAAAG AATCTTGAGTCTCTCCTCATAGGATCACATTCAAGAGAATGA
- the LOC120656597 gene encoding uncharacterized protein LOC120656597 isoform X2: MLSGHAVTLSERSAPGPRLIEDVPSEAGDEEVESTARVLYRASFQELMPGYLQYDTIIWALISLVLVLAWGIGLLLLLYLPYKRYVLKRDILSRQLHVTETNIVYKATRPSYLPFMGIVKKEIKVPLHFIVDVIIEQGCLQAAYSLYTFRIESIAHGKPAPVDELQFHGVHNPDLLRKVIIREASRRNQEFHIQRTRLYSGEGPSYIPPTSGFHTPSSKVKASSSHDVLYSKGTIPDSILLHKLEEVSRSVKNLESLLIGSHSRE; this comes from the exons ATGTTGAGCGGCCACGCCGTGACGCTGAGCGAGAGGAGCGCCCCCGGGCCGCGCTTGATCGAGGATGTCCCGTcggaggccggcgacgaggaggtcGAGTCCACCGCGCGGGTGCTGTACCGGGCCTCGTTCCAGGAGCTGATGCCCGGGTACCTGCAGTACGACACCATCATCTGGGCGCTGATATCCTTGGTGCTTGTCCTGGCGTGGGGGATCGgtctgctcctgctcctctaCCTGCCGTACAAGAGATACGTGCTCAAGAGGGACATCCTGTCCCGCCAACTCCATGTCACCGAAACTAACATAGTGTACAAG GCGACCAGGCCTTCCTATTTGCCGTTCATGGGGATAGTCAAGAAAGAGATTAAAGTACCTCTCCATTTCATCGTTGATGTTATAATTGAGCAAG GCTGTCTACAAGCTGCTTATAGCTTATACACATTTAGAATAGAAAGCATAGCCCATGGGAAACCTGCTCCGGTGGATGAACTGCAATTTCATGGTGTCCATAATCCAGATCTTCTCAGAAAG GTTATTATCAGAGAAGCTTCCAGGAGAAACCAAGAATTTCATATTCAGAGAACTAGATTGTATTCTGGGGAAGGCCCTTCCTATATTCCACCAACTAGTGGATTCCACACTCCTAGTTCAAAG GTCAAGGCTTCCTCAAGCCATGATGTCCTCTATTCTAAGGGAACAATTCCTGACAGTATATTACTCCACAAGCTTGAAGAAGTTAGTCGATCAGTAAAG AATCTTGAGTCTCTCCTCATAGGATCACATTCAAGAGAATGA